The following coding sequences lie in one Candidatus Eremiobacterota bacterium genomic window:
- a CDS encoding ABC transporter permease, giving the protein MTDRRAYWLRILGAAAFLAVLVALVDAASRGAFLEPSNIVRVLRQITYNCILGVGQTFVIITAGIDLSVGSLVALTGVVAALFANSVHLSGFPLIAATLIVAVAVGCAAGWVNALPVVKLNLPPFITTLAMLEMAVGAAFILSHGRPVALAGNDFQNTGIGSFLGGVTRTLHLPSLPIPVIWMIVVIAVASVVLNRTRFGRYVFAIGGNEEAARLAGINVARVKTAVYMISGAGAAIVGFLYMALFSSGSPQTGTGDELLESIAAVVVGGTSLMGGRGSVIGTFFGALLIGVLYNAMNLLNVDSYLQKVLLGVVILLAVVLDELRKRYVTR; this is encoded by the coding sequence ATGACCGACCGTCGCGCGTACTGGCTGCGCATTCTCGGCGCGGCGGCATTTCTGGCGGTGCTCGTCGCCTTGGTCGACGCCGCGTCGCGCGGCGCGTTTCTCGAGCCCAGCAACATCGTGCGCGTGCTGCGCCAAATTACCTACAACTGTATCCTCGGCGTCGGTCAGACGTTCGTGATCATTACCGCGGGAATCGATCTTTCGGTCGGATCGCTGGTCGCGCTCACCGGCGTCGTGGCCGCTCTCTTCGCCAACTCCGTTCACTTGAGCGGATTTCCGCTCATCGCGGCGACGTTGATCGTGGCGGTGGCAGTGGGCTGCGCCGCGGGGTGGGTTAATGCGCTTCCGGTCGTCAAGCTCAATCTACCGCCCTTCATCACGACGCTCGCGATGCTGGAAATGGCCGTCGGCGCCGCATTCATCCTTTCACATGGGCGGCCCGTTGCATTGGCCGGCAACGACTTCCAGAATACGGGCATCGGCTCGTTCCTCGGCGGCGTGACCCGTACGCTGCACCTGCCGAGCTTACCGATCCCCGTGATTTGGATGATCGTGGTGATTGCGGTTGCTTCCGTGGTCTTGAATCGTACGCGCTTCGGGCGCTACGTTTTTGCCATCGGCGGTAACGAAGAGGCGGCGCGCTTAGCCGGCATCAACGTCGCGCGCGTTAAAACCGCCGTCTACATGATCAGCGGCGCCGGCGCCGCGATCGTTGGTTTTCTCTACATGGCGCTCTTTTCGTCGGGCTCACCGCAGACGGGCACCGGCGACGAACTGCTCGAGTCCATCGCTGCCGTAGTCGTCGGCGGCACGAGTTTGATGGGCGGACGCGGCAGCGTCATCGGTACGTTTTTCGGCGCGTTGCTTATCGGCGTGCTCTATAACGCGATGAACCTGCTCAACGTCGATTCCTATCTGCAAAAGGTTCTGCTTGGCGTCGTCATCCTACTCGCCGTCGTGCTCGACGAACTGCGCAAGCGCTACGTAACCCGCTAG